One window of the Nocardia terpenica genome contains the following:
- a CDS encoding serine/threonine-protein kinase, translating into MKCTEPGCGGTILDGYCDTCGTAPAPDPATEGTVAMTLAMTGPTSGTRSARTRSASARSRRGRLGAGMVEVPRVPRVDPATAVLTDPQVPENRRFCANCDRPVGRSRDEMPGRVEGFCPHCGTRFSFTPKLRRGDLVGGQYEVAGALAHGGLGWIYLAVDRKVNDRWVVLKGLLNSADPDAMAAAVAERRFLAQVEHPNIVKIFNFVEHSGRDGGTVGYIVMEYVGGTSLKQLLRERRATEGSFLPPAQAIAYVLEMLPALGYLHALGLAYCDFKPDNVMQTDDRLELIDLGAVIAMDDEASAIYGTRGYQAPEIADTGPTVATEVYTVGRTLAVLMLEVPTRNGYFAELPGPKDAPLLARHESLHRVLLRATDSDPGARFGSMDEMADQLTGVLREVLSAEDGVPRPGPSVTFGPPRAAFGVGDSAPDPAEIVAGLPVPLVDPTDSGAALLATTGGTTVAELEPAFAAGLRSVVTGGAESVEIPLRLIRAALESGAAVDAQQRIEALMPTPGEDWRLIWYRGLARLLVCEYDAAAAEFDAVCAALPGEAAPKLALAVASELCGGPEGSPDTDPSVENARAARYYETVWRTDHAYVSAAFGLARLRRAAGDRAAAVTVLDQVEPASALYTEARLTAVETLLADRAPAELTETLLRDCGTRIDVLTIDSKLRAAQARHRVLTAAHHWLCAGNTAEASTPLLSHPLSDTGIRTALEHCYRALAHESDNMWTRFTLVDQANTIRPRTTL; encoded by the coding sequence ATGAAGTGCACCGAACCGGGTTGCGGCGGAACGATTCTCGATGGTTACTGCGATACCTGCGGGACGGCGCCCGCGCCGGACCCGGCGACCGAGGGCACCGTCGCCATGACCCTCGCCATGACGGGACCGACCTCCGGCACCCGTTCGGCGCGCACCCGGTCCGCCTCCGCCCGGTCGCGGCGCGGCCGCCTGGGCGCGGGCATGGTCGAGGTGCCGCGCGTTCCCCGGGTCGATCCGGCCACCGCCGTGCTCACCGACCCGCAGGTCCCGGAGAACCGGCGCTTCTGCGCCAACTGCGACCGGCCCGTCGGCCGATCGCGCGACGAGATGCCGGGCCGCGTCGAGGGGTTCTGCCCGCACTGCGGCACCCGCTTCTCCTTCACCCCCAAGCTGCGGCGCGGCGATCTGGTCGGCGGGCAGTACGAGGTCGCGGGCGCGCTGGCGCACGGCGGGCTGGGCTGGATCTATCTCGCCGTCGACCGGAAGGTCAACGACCGGTGGGTGGTGCTGAAGGGCCTGCTGAACTCGGCCGATCCCGACGCCATGGCCGCCGCGGTGGCCGAGCGCCGGTTCCTGGCGCAGGTCGAGCATCCGAATATCGTCAAGATCTTCAACTTTGTCGAGCATTCCGGCCGCGACGGTGGCACCGTCGGATACATCGTGATGGAGTATGTCGGCGGCACGTCGCTCAAACAGCTGTTGCGCGAGCGCCGGGCCACCGAGGGTTCGTTTCTGCCGCCCGCGCAGGCCATCGCCTACGTGCTGGAGATGCTGCCCGCGCTCGGCTACCTGCATGCGCTGGGCCTGGCGTACTGCGATTTCAAGCCCGACAACGTGATGCAGACCGACGACCGGCTCGAGCTCATCGACCTGGGCGCGGTCATCGCGATGGACGACGAGGCCAGCGCCATCTACGGCACCCGCGGCTATCAGGCCCCCGAGATCGCCGACACCGGGCCCACGGTCGCGACGGAGGTCTACACCGTCGGCCGCACCCTCGCGGTGCTCATGCTGGAGGTGCCGACGCGCAACGGCTATTTCGCCGAACTCCCCGGCCCGAAGGACGCGCCGCTGCTGGCCCGGCACGAGTCGCTGCACCGGGTCCTGTTGCGCGCCACCGACTCCGATCCGGGCGCGCGCTTCGGGTCCATGGACGAGATGGCCGACCAGCTCACCGGCGTGCTGCGCGAGGTGCTCTCCGCGGAGGACGGCGTGCCCCGACCGGGGCCGTCGGTCACCTTCGGCCCGCCGCGCGCCGCGTTCGGCGTCGGCGACAGCGCGCCGGATCCGGCGGAAATCGTTGCCGGGCTGCCGGTTCCGCTGGTCGACCCGACCGACAGCGGGGCGGCGCTGCTGGCCACCACGGGCGGCACGACGGTGGCCGAGCTGGAACCGGCCTTCGCGGCCGGACTGCGCTCGGTGGTCACCGGGGGAGCCGAATCGGTGGAGATTCCCCTGCGACTGATCCGCGCCGCCCTCGAATCCGGTGCCGCGGTGGACGCGCAGCAGCGCATCGAGGCGCTGATGCCCACCCCGGGGGAGGATTGGCGGTTGATCTGGTATCGCGGGCTGGCCCGCCTGCTGGTGTGCGAATACGACGCGGCGGCAGCCGAATTCGACGCGGTGTGCGCGGCGCTGCCCGGCGAGGCCGCGCCCAAACTCGCCCTGGCGGTCGCGTCCGAACTGTGCGGCGGACCCGAGGGCAGCCCCGACACCGACCCGAGTGTCGAGAACGCCCGTGCGGCACGGTATTACGAGACGGTCTGGCGCACCGACCACGCCTACGTCAGCGCCGCCTTCGGCCTGGCCCGCCTCCGCCGCGCCGCCGGCGACCGCGCCGCTGCCGTCACCGTCCTGGACCAGGTGGAACCCGCCTCGGCCCTGTACACCGAGGCCCGCCTGACCGCCGTGGAAACCCTGCTCGCCGACCGCGCCCCCGCCGAGCTGACCGAAACCCTGCTCCGCGACTGCGGCACCCGCATCGACGTCCTCACCATCGACTCGAAACTCCGCGCCGCCCAAGCCCGCCACCGCGTCCTCACCGCGGCCCACCACTGGCTCTGCGCAGGCAACACCGCCGAAGCCAGCACCCCCCTCCTGTCCCACCCCCTGTCCGACACCGGCATCCGCACCGCCCTGGAACACTGCTACCGAGCCCTGGCCCACGAATCCGACAACATGTGGACCCGCTTCACCCTGGTAGACCAGGCCAACACCATCCGCCCGAGGACCACGTTGTGA